The Oncorhynchus tshawytscha isolate Ot180627B linkage group LG05, Otsh_v2.0, whole genome shotgun sequence genome includes a window with the following:
- the scp2b gene encoding sterol carrier protein 2b, translated as MVVSHNKMRESQVVSSQRIQSVNTNAERTLEGFKAHAVFQEINKKLEEDGESFVKKIGGVFSFKVKDGPDGQEATWIVDVKNGKGCVHNDTAKKADCTISMSDADLLALMTGKMNPQTAFFQGKLKITGNMGMAMKLQSLQLQPGKAKL; from the exons ATGGTTGTTTCACATAACAAAATGCGCGAATCGCAGGTTGTAAG ctcTCAGAGGATCCAGTCAGTTAACACCAATGCAGAGCGTACCCTGGAGGGCTTCAAGGCCCATGCAGTCTTCCAGGAGATCAACAAGAAGCTGGAGGAG GATGGGGAGTCATTTGTGAAGAAGATTGGAGGGGTGTTTTCCTTTAAGGTGAAGGATGGTCCGGATGGTCAGGAAGCGACCTGGATAGTGGACGTGAAGAATGGCAAGGGTTGCGTTCACAATGACACAG CAAAGAAAGCAGATTGCACCATTTCCATGTCAGATGCAGACCTGCTGGCCTTGATGACGGGGAAAATGAACCCACAGACA GCGTTCTTCCAGGGCAAGCTGAAGATCACAGGGAACATGGGAATGGCCATGAAGCTCCAGAGTCTGCAGCTCCAGCCAGGCAAAGCCAAGCTGTGA